The Flavobacterium praedii genome window below encodes:
- a CDS encoding ribonuclease Z: MKVTTKGHTVIIKDTEGDIVAFLDKINSQYNSFKEHNLILDISHDKSVDVKSIKIFSDLAKKHKKEKKSIVFVVSDIDYNKVPMSIIVVPTQLEAQDLIEMDEIERDLGF; this comes from the coding sequence ATGAAAGTAACAACAAAAGGTCATACGGTTATAATTAAAGATACCGAAGGAGATATTGTGGCATTTTTAGATAAAATAAATAGCCAGTACAATAGTTTCAAAGAGCATAATCTTATTTTAGATATCTCACATGACAAATCAGTGGATGTAAAATCAATCAAAATCTTTTCTGATTTAGCCAAAAAACATAAAAAAGAAAAAAAATCAATTGTTTTTGTTGTTAGCGATATTGATTACAACAAAGTTCCTATGTCTATAATCGTTGTTCCTACTCAATTGGAAGCGCAAGATTTAATTGAAATGGATGAAATTGAAAGAGATTTGGGTTTTTAA
- a CDS encoding aspartate carbamoyltransferase catalytic subunit, translated as MSELSVNHLLGIKYINENDINLIFETADHFKEVINRPIKKVPSLRDITIANIFFENSTRTKLSFELAQKRLSADVISFSAAQSSVKKGETLIDTVNNILSMKVDMVVMRHSNPGAAYFLSKNVKASIVNAGDGAHEHPTQALLDSYSIREKLGDVAGKKVVIVGDILHSRVALSNIYALQMQGAEVKVCGPKTLIPRYIESLGVTVEPNLRKALEWCDVANMLRVQNERMDVNFFPSTREYAQQYGVDKDLLNSLDKEIVIMHPGPINRGVEITSDVADSQQSVILNQVENGVAIRMAVIYLLASKLQ; from the coding sequence ATGAGCGAATTAAGTGTAAATCATTTATTAGGAATTAAGTACATTAATGAAAATGATATTAACCTAATATTTGAAACAGCCGATCATTTTAAAGAAGTCATAAACCGTCCAATTAAGAAAGTGCCTTCCTTAAGAGATATTACTATTGCTAATATATTTTTTGAAAATAGTACCCGAACAAAATTATCGTTTGAATTGGCACAAAAAAGATTATCAGCAGACGTTATTAGTTTCTCTGCAGCTCAATCTTCAGTAAAAAAAGGTGAAACCTTAATAGATACCGTAAACAATATTCTATCGATGAAAGTGGATATGGTTGTCATGAGACATTCCAATCCTGGAGCCGCCTATTTTTTGTCCAAAAATGTAAAGGCAAGTATTGTAAATGCAGGCGATGGAGCTCATGAACATCCCACACAAGCATTATTGGATAGTTATTCCATTAGAGAAAAGTTAGGCGATGTGGCTGGTAAAAAAGTAGTAATCGTTGGAGATATTTTACACTCTAGAGTAGCACTATCTAATATTTATGCTTTGCAAATGCAAGGCGCCGAAGTTAAAGTATGTGGTCCCAAAACCCTTATCCCAAGATACATCGAATCACTTGGAGTAACTGTAGAACCTAATTTACGTAAGGCGCTAGAATGGTGTGATGTAGCAAATATGTTAAGAGTGCAGAATGAAAGAATGGATGTTAATTTTTTTCCATCAACAAGGGAGTATGCACAGCAATATGGAGTAGATAAAGATTTATTAAATTCTCTCGATAAAGAAATTGTAATTATGCACCCAGGACCTATTAATCGAGGTGTTGAGATTACTAGCGATGTAGCCGATTCTCAACAATCTGTAATTTTAAATCAGGTAGAAAATGGAGTGGCAATCAGGATGGCAGTCATTTATCTATTGGCTTCAAAACTTCAATAA